The sequence TCCACTCGCGCATTTCCCCCACACCATCCCCTGATCCCAGTCGATTATCAGCTCACTGGGCAGCCTGTTCTGGTGGGTGGAACCATGGGCACCTGCAGTTACGTGCTGACCGGAACGGAGCAGGGAATGAAAGAGACTTTCGGAAGCACCTGCCACGGAGCGGTGAGTTTTGAAGTTCAGTTATGAACCTGTTGTTTATGTTATCAGTACCCATTAATGGGTATTTCGCACTCAATTGCAAACTGCAAAAGTGAGTCATATTTATAACAACCAGCTCTTTGATAGCGCATTATTTGTGTATATATTATTTGATAAGGGTGAAGAAAacatgtatattttttatttattttactttatcGCTTAATATACATGTTGTTTCTGATCTTTAGGGTCGCGCCCTCTCCCGTGCCAAATCCCGCCGCAATCTGGACTACAAGGAGGTGCTGGACAAGCTGGATCAATTGGGCATCGCCATTCGCGTGGCCTCGCCCAAGTTGGTCATGGAGGAGGCTCCTGAATCCTACAAGGACGTTACCGATGTGGTCGACACCTGTCACGCGGCTGGCATAAGCAAAAAATGCATTAAAATGCGACCCATTGCGGTCATCAAGGGCTGATTATTAGTTACTTTTATGATTAAATCAATAAagatttataatttataataataccTGTAACTTAagataattatttaatttttgaaaattctaTCCTTTTTCAAAAATGGATCGTTTCTTTTTTGCCATTCACTGAGAAGCATCCAAGTAGTTTATTTTTGAAACAAGCAGTTCTAGGAGATTTGCAAGCAGTTCAACAGCTGTCAGTTCCcatttgttttgatttgtttattttttggtttttaaatcATTACATGGAGCCCATTTGTTCGCTAATtcattgatttttttgttttgttattaattgttttcaaaattttaTCATTAAAAATGGATAGTATTAATGAAGATGTATGGATAGTTATTCTGAAGTTCCTGCCCATGAGTGATCAGTTGTCACTGGCCCAAGTGAACGAAAGTATTGCATCCTATGTGAAATACCAATGGAAACATCTAAAAAGAGTGACTTTGACCCGAGAGGATCTGGAATTTCTGGACAGGAACGAGAGTTAGCTTCAGTGTTGATCGTTTGATTCCCTACTAATCTCAATATGTACTTAGAACTGATGCAGGAATGCCTGGGCGGTTGGTCGAGATCGGTGGAGCGCCTAGATCTACCCAATGCCAGTCGGGATCTGCTGATGAAGTGGACGGAATTCAGCTTTCCCCAGCTCAGATCGCTCGACTGCCACATGGACTACAATCTCGAGGAGGCCGACGAGGAAACCCTTCTGCTGACCGAGCTGTTCCCGTTCCTGACCAGTCTCACACTCAATAGCAGCACCACAGGACGCTATTTGTGGCAATGGTCAGATCTCAAAGAGCTGAATCTCATCTGGTGCGAGTACCTGGAAACGGACACCTTCGAGCAGATCTTCGGCAGCCTAAAGCTGACGAAGCTTACCCTGCTCTACTACAGTTACAATGTGAATCTGGGCGAGAAGGTGCTGGCTATCACTCGATGCTCAACGCTGGAAGAGCTGATCCTAGACGACCACCACTTGCTAGGGGATTTCCTCACCCGGTTGATGAATCTTCCGCACTTCCGCCGCCTGGCCTTCTACACGCGTGACTACTATGAGTTCCTACTGAGTTCGGTGGCCAGGCACAAGCCACTGAAGGTGCGATCGTTGCTCTTCAACGACTCCTTCTGGAGCAGTGAACGGGTGGCGGAAAGTATTATGCACATGACCAATCTTCGGCGACTTGTCTTGCAAGAGGATGACATCGATTCGCAGCAACTGCACGCCATCTGCCACAAGTTGCCGCAGCTGGAGGAGCTGCACCTGGTGCAATTGCTCGAAATACCTTCGCCCACCCATTTGTGGAACTCTATAAGTCTGTGCCCCAGTCTAAGGATCCTCAACTTGTCGTCTACCAAGTTAAGTTGCCATTTTTTGTATGTCAGCCACTCACGCCTCTCCCAAGTTCTGATTAATCGCAGTTCTCCGCTGACCATTTATCTCCACAACACTGGTTTGGTTCCCGAAGTGGTACGTTTACTTGGATTAGTAGTAAAATGGCAACTAActttaaatacctttttaggTTCTGTCAGCTATAAATTGTCCCAATTTATATATCTCATTCAAACCCATCCATTTGAACATTTGGAGTTCACGATTTGTGGAAATCGAATTCATTCCTGAATCAGCTTAATAATGGCATTTATCTACATATTTTCCGTTCTAGCTCATTAAcattgaaaaaattaaagtgcAAGCACTTTCGTGTGATTTGAAATTAAACATAAATTGTATAGTGTTTAACTTTATGATCCTTACAAGACGAAAACCTTAGAAGTATTTACTTTCTTGGGTTGCAATAAATCCACTAAATTATGGTTGCTAAGATTTCCTAAGAAAAAAATACCTTATCGCGTACCATTGAGTGCCCCCAATGTTTCCGTACCTTTAAAATCTATACGAAGAGCTTTTGCCTCAATGCAGTTGCGCTTTCAAACTGGTTATTAACGGTCATGGATCACAGAACATGTCAGtgcaaaaaaagaaatgtgAATCCCCTTAAAAAGAAATTTTCGCGGCTACTTAAGAAAAACTCACATAGTGAAACCGAAAAACTAAGGAATGAGATGGACCTTGTTAAAAACGAGCTGGAAAAAGCGTATGATGTTATTGATGAGATGGAATTCGAGTTAGAAAGCGTAAGTACTGTTGAAAGCAACTATTTTAATATAGTGTAATCAATTATTATCTAACTACAGGTGGATTTACTGGCTCTCCAAAATCAGTGGCTACGCGATGAATTGTTGAAACTTAAAACGCAGGAAGATGGTGTGGTTCCTAGGAACGAGGTGGAGGACCCAGCATCCAGAAAGCGACGTCGCAGTTATCGGCAACAAGTTTCTGCAGGGATGTTAGACCCCCAGTTTAAAGTCCCATCCCAAGAGCAGCGATTCGGAATCGTTCTGGATTAAGATAGTTGCTAACTGATTGAGAAAAATGTATACTTTGCATGCCATAAACCGCTTCTGATAGCAATTTtggaattaaattgaaaagCTTTTCATTATTGTTATCCTTTCTAAAGATATAAATGTGAATCACAGAATTCACCGATGCGTAAAGTCTTATTTATTCTCATTCATACATTTGTGTGAGATACTTTTAGATATCGCAAGTACTCTTCAAATCAAATCAGCTTTCAATATATACCAAATTTTTGCTGCTTCTACATTGTTTATTGacacaatttatttatgtgtcTACACTTAATAATCTCTTATTGGATTTACTACACCTAAGCAGCTCTGAATTAATTGTGGTATCATTTATGGTACCTCGAAGACCACTTATGTGCCTAGGAAACCATTCGAACTCCATGCATAAATCAGCCCACTGTAATTTGcctgtaaataaataaaatcaattgcATTTCCAGCTCGGTTGCTCCTTTATCGAGTGGTTTGTTTGTGTAAGCGGCTTGTAATGCATTTGCAGCTCCCAAAAGAATACATTTTATGAGCTCTGGATATTAGATGGCTTAAGCTCAACCAACTGGGTCAAGTGTGTGCAATTTTACCTGTGACTGAGTAAAATAAATAGATGGAAATAAATTTAAGGATTTTACAACACAAGTTCCCAGAAAAAACGCTACAACAATGTGAAGTTTCTCAAAATGTAGACTTTTATTTGATCGTGTCCCGACTCACGGTAATTTATATGTTTGCAGCATTTTTCCATAGacacaataattattaaatatatgcAAGTAGAATTCCATAggtatattaatatatatgtgtatatttGTATCGCATTAGTTGTACGTGTGTTTTTGTAATTTATATTTACAATATAATAAAAAGTCGCGAGACCATTCGGCTATGGGTGAAATAAACTTTCAGTTTCGTTGGGGTTTTTATTGGCTTCATTTTGGGGGCCAAAGGTGTGTTGCATTAAATGTGTTTTCGTGTAGCTTTTCGTTAATGTAAGACATACCTAGTTAAAGATTTTTTGCGCGATTTTGCTTACACttgaatatatatgtaggatatttatttaaatttctccCTTCTCTTTTCTTAGCTTTTCCCTTTTTAATTGGGTTAAAACGAGCAATTAAGACTGAGTTTAATCTGAGATGGAAACTTTCATAAATAGTGTCTTTCGGAGCAACAGTTTaacgttttttatttaaatgttcGCCCTTTGGTATTTATAATTTCGATATCCGttgaatatttttgttttttcataAAGCAGCAAAATACTTGTAAGAAAATATGCGATGAATACATGAGGACAGAGATCcgtaataaatatatatgtacaatGAATAACCAACGATCTAACGTAATG is a genomic window of Drosophila suzukii chromosome 2L, CBGP_Dsuzu_IsoJpt1.0, whole genome shotgun sequence containing:
- the LOC108021017 gene encoding uncharacterized protein, encoding MDSINEDVWIVILKFLPMSDQLSLAQVNESIASYVKYQWKHLKRVTLTREDLEFLDRNEKLMQECLGGWSRSVERLDLPNASRDLLMKWTEFSFPQLRSLDCHMDYNLEEADEETLLLTELFPFLTSLTLNSSTTGRYLWQWSDLKELNLIWCEYLETDTFEQIFGSLKLTKLTLLYYSYNVNLGEKVLAITRCSTLEELILDDHHLLGDFLTRLMNLPHFRRLAFYTRDYYEFLLSSVARHKPLKVRSLLFNDSFWSSERVAESIMHMTNLRRLVLQEDDIDSQQLHAICHKLPQLEELHLVQLLEIPSPTHLWNSISLCPSLRILNLSSTKLSCHFLYVSHSRLSQVLINRSSPLTIYLHNTGLVPEVVLSAINCPNLYISFKPIHLNIWSSRFVEIEFIPESA
- the LOC108021022 gene encoding uncharacterized protein, encoding MDHRTCQCKKRNVNPLKKKFSRLLKKNSHSETEKLRNEMDLVKNELEKAYDVIDEMEFELESVDLLALQNQWLRDELLKLKTQEDGVVPRNEVEDPASRKRRRSYRQQVSAGMLDPQFKVPSQEQRFGIVLD